The Sesamum indicum cultivar Zhongzhi No. 13 linkage group LG2, S_indicum_v1.0, whole genome shotgun sequence genome contains a region encoding:
- the LOC105156549 gene encoding transcription factor PRE6-like produces MHFVFIASNTTSFSVFCISYFFPTPPSPHNLSPNNFASSLLLNLNPPPSHFPFPISPRIKKYSSTTTTYFSLHNLGFLYLLKKKKRLLTMSSRRSRSRQSGVSRISDDQIADLVSKLQQLIPEIRNRRSDKVSASKVLQETCNYIRNLHREVDDLSDRLSELLDSTDSDSAQAAIIRSLLM; encoded by the exons ATGCACTTTGTCTTCATCGCCTCCAACACTACTTCTTTTAGTGTTTTTTGCATTTCATATTTCTTCCCTACCCCTCCCTCTCCCCATAACTTGTCTCCAAACAACTTTGCTTCTTCACTTCTCCTCAATTTAAACCCTCCCCCTTCCCATTTCCCATTTCCCATCTCaccaagaatcaagaaatattCAAGCACTACAACTACCTACTTCTCACTTCATAATTTAGGGTTTCTTTacctcttaaaaaaaaagaaaagacttcTGACAATGTCTAGCAGAAGATCGCGTTCAAGGCAATCAGGAGTTTCCAGGATAAGTGATGATCAGATCGCCGATCTCGTGTCCAAATTGCAACAGCTTATCCCTGAGATCCGCAACAGGCGTTCCGACaag GTTTCGGCATCAAAAGTGTTGCAGGAGACTTGTAACTACATTAGGAACCTACACAGGGAGGTGGATGATCTCAGCGACCGGTTGTCGGAGCTCTTGGACTCTACGGACAGCGACAGTGCTCAAGCAGCCATAATTAGGAGCTTGCTAATGTGA